The proteins below are encoded in one region of Pseudomonas sp. SCB32:
- the cysC gene encoding adenylyl-sulfate kinase, with translation MSAELKSHVRWHEQQVTTQMRSGVMRQKGACIWFTGLSGSGKSTLANALDVALHEAGKKTYLLDGDNIRHGLCRDLGMSEAERSENIRRAGETAKLMVDAGLVVLCAFISPYCRDRERVRALFEPAQFVEVYVSTPLDQCEQRDPKGLYSKARQGLISSFTGLDSPYEAPSAPDFIIDTSAEHLQVSVHRLLHFCGELIG, from the coding sequence ATGTCGGCTGAGCTGAAGAGCCATGTGCGTTGGCATGAGCAGCAAGTGACTACACAAATGCGCTCAGGGGTCATGCGGCAGAAGGGTGCCTGTATCTGGTTCACCGGCCTTTCCGGCTCGGGGAAATCAACGCTCGCCAATGCGTTGGATGTGGCACTTCACGAGGCTGGAAAGAAAACCTACCTGCTCGATGGCGATAATATTCGTCATGGATTGTGCCGGGATCTGGGAATGTCGGAGGCTGAGCGCTCGGAGAATATCCGCCGCGCAGGCGAAACGGCGAAACTGATGGTGGATGCCGGACTGGTCGTGCTGTGCGCATTCATTTCGCCCTATTGCCGTGATCGCGAGCGCGTGCGTGCTCTGTTCGAGCCTGCGCAGTTCGTCGAAGTCTACGTATCCACTCCCCTGGATCAGTGTGAGCAGCGCGATCCGAAAGGGCTCTATAGCAAGGCGAGGCAGGGGCTGATCAGCAGCTTCACGGGGCTCGACTCTCCGTATGAGGCTCCGTCCGCTCCGGACTTCATTATCGACACGAGTGCTGAGCACCTGCAGGTCTCCGTGCACCGGCTTTTGCACTTCTGCGGAGAGCTGATCGGATGA
- a CDS encoding glycosyltransferase family 2 protein produces MRKLNIVLLAGGEGASVKAESNYPDYLSERDGIPLIQHLVEKCLALEPARIVCMLPKEDVSKYHLRNMLQQMSPIATVQPVQALTMGAACTALLAAENIDNDDELLIINCNELLDGSLHDIIGGFRNDQCDAGVVIFKSLHPRYSFIRMNAEGYVTEAAEKNPISNHAVAGLYWFDRGSVFVEAVKEMIRKDAKVNEAFYIAPALNELVLLHKRIGTFRVEPSQYHPLKNTHQLHAFETVGAR; encoded by the coding sequence ATGCGCAAGTTGAACATCGTACTGCTGGCCGGTGGCGAAGGCGCCTCGGTGAAGGCGGAGAGCAACTATCCAGACTACCTGTCCGAGCGTGACGGCATTCCGTTGATCCAGCATCTCGTGGAGAAATGCCTGGCCCTGGAGCCGGCGCGCATCGTCTGCATGCTGCCCAAGGAAGACGTCTCCAAGTACCACCTGCGCAACATGCTGCAGCAGATGAGCCCGATTGCCACCGTACAGCCGGTGCAGGCACTGACCATGGGCGCGGCGTGCACTGCGCTGCTCGCGGCGGAGAACATCGACAACGATGACGAGCTGCTGATCATCAACTGCAACGAGCTGCTCGATGGTTCGCTGCACGACATCATCGGCGGATTCCGTAATGACCAGTGCGACGCCGGCGTTGTGATCTTCAAGTCCCTGCACCCGCGCTACTCCTTCATCCGCATGAACGCCGAGGGATACGTGACTGAGGCGGCGGAGAAGAACCCGATCAGCAACCACGCGGTGGCCGGCCTCTACTGGTTCGACCGTGGCTCGGTATTCGTCGAGGCGGTGAAGGAAATGATCCGCAAGGATGCCAAGGTCAACGAGGCCTTCTACATCGCGCCGGCACTCAATGAGCTGGTCCTGCTGCACAAGCGGATCGGTACCTTCCGCGTCGAGCCCAGCCAGTACCACCCGCTGAAGAACACGCACCAGCTGCATGCCTTCGAAACGGTAGGTGCCCGATGA
- a CDS encoding HAD family phosphatase, translating into MIKAVIFDMDGVLIEAKDWHYEALNKALNLFGHTISRHDHLTTYDGLPTSRKLNMLSVEHDLPVELHNFINEMKQAYTMEIVYSQCKPTFNHQYALSSLKNRGYKLAVASNSIRNTVEVMMEKARLDQYLDLKLSNEDVKSPKPAPDIYTKAIQSFGLSPDECLIVEDNENGIRAARASGAHVLVVEDVEDVNLENITRRIEQIEAQREQRLEA; encoded by the coding sequence ATGATTAAAGCTGTGATTTTCGACATGGATGGCGTGCTGATCGAAGCGAAGGATTGGCACTACGAAGCGCTGAACAAGGCCCTGAATCTGTTCGGTCACACCATCAGCCGCCACGACCACCTGACGACCTACGATGGCCTGCCCACCTCGCGCAAGCTCAACATGCTCAGCGTCGAGCATGATCTGCCGGTCGAGCTGCACAACTTCATCAATGAGATGAAGCAGGCGTACACGATGGAAATCGTCTACTCCCAGTGCAAGCCGACCTTCAATCACCAGTACGCCCTGTCCTCGCTGAAGAATCGTGGCTACAAGCTGGCGGTGGCCTCCAACTCCATCCGCAACACCGTCGAGGTGATGATGGAGAAGGCGCGCCTGGATCAGTACCTGGACCTCAAGCTGTCCAATGAAGATGTGAAGAGCCCCAAGCCGGCGCCGGACATCTACACCAAGGCCATCCAGTCCTTCGGTCTGTCTCCCGATGAGTGCCTGATCGTCGAGGACAACGAGAACGGCATTCGTGCAGCCCGCGCGTCCGGCGCTCACGTGTTGGTCGTCGAGGACGTCGAAGACGTCAACCTGGAAAACATCACCCGCCGCATCGAGCAGATCGAAGCCCAGCGGGAACAGCGGCTGGAGGCCTGA
- a CDS encoding FadR/GntR family transcriptional regulator: protein MNEFRKVRPASFMRLRQEGRTEEVARRLVEMVDLGLYAEGEQLPSESELAMQFGVATVTLRDALAELRERGVIETRRGRNGGSFVCSPQRTSEDALLGQLRQMSALELRDLGDEHVAIAGAAARLAAQRSTPDELARIAQYLDALASATTRQEQRRADARFHIEIAVAAQSVRLTHAETRLQAEIGEWLWLPVDGFPGAATIEQEHRAILEAITAGDSNLAGALAEAHVTRGIKRLINLRLSLLADDG from the coding sequence ATGAACGAATTCAGGAAAGTCCGCCCCGCCAGTTTCATGCGTCTGCGCCAGGAAGGGCGCACCGAAGAGGTTGCGCGCCGGCTGGTGGAAATGGTCGATCTCGGCCTCTACGCCGAGGGGGAGCAACTGCCCAGCGAAAGCGAGCTGGCGATGCAGTTCGGCGTCGCCACCGTGACCCTGCGCGATGCTCTGGCAGAGCTGCGCGAGCGTGGCGTGATCGAGACCCGGCGCGGGCGCAATGGCGGCAGCTTCGTCTGCTCGCCGCAGCGCACATCGGAGGATGCGCTGCTCGGCCAGCTGCGCCAGATGAGTGCGCTGGAATTGCGTGACCTGGGCGACGAGCACGTCGCCATCGCTGGTGCCGCCGCGCGCTTGGCTGCCCAGCGCTCGACGCCCGATGAACTTGCGCGCATTGCCCAGTACCTCGACGCTCTGGCGAGCGCCACCACGCGCCAGGAACAGCGCCGCGCCGATGCGCGCTTCCATATCGAGATCGCCGTTGCCGCCCAGTCCGTGCGCCTCACCCACGCGGAAACGCGCCTGCAGGCGGAGATCGGCGAATGGTTGTGGTTGCCGGTGGACGGCTTTCCTGGAGCTGCGACCATCGAACAGGAACACCGCGCCATTCTCGAAGCGATCACGGCAGGAGACTCGAACCTGGCCGGCGCGCTGGCGGAAGCCCACGTCACCCGCGGCATCAAACGCCTGATCAACCTTCGCCTGAGCCTGCTGGCCGACGACGGCTGA
- the wecB gene encoding non-hydrolyzing UDP-N-acetylglucosamine 2-epimerase, with translation MPIKVLSVFGTRPEAIKMAPLVKALSADPRFDACVCVTGQHRQMLDQVLELFELVPDYDLSIMRADQGLTDVTTAILQGLKPVLRDFQPDILLVHGDTATTFAASLAAYYQQIPVGHVEAGLRTSNLYSPWPEEGNRRLTGALATMHFAPTQASRDNLLREGVPPNRIHVTGNTVIDALLDVVKKLDCGVSEIRARLQAQFAFLRSERRIVLVTGHRRENFGRGFEEICKALAATATAFPDLDIVYPVHLNPNVRGPVNRLLTGIDNIHLIEPLDYLPFVYLMSRSHLILTDSGGIQEEAPSLGKPVLVMRDTTERPEAVAAGTVRLVGAEAESVSRNLHQLLTDDAAYRAMSFAHNPYGDGHACERILDALAGLRNDKLKGAA, from the coding sequence ATGCCGATCAAGGTTCTTAGCGTCTTTGGAACTCGTCCAGAGGCAATCAAGATGGCGCCGCTGGTCAAGGCATTGTCCGCTGACCCCCGCTTCGATGCCTGTGTCTGCGTGACCGGGCAGCACCGGCAGATGCTCGATCAGGTACTCGAACTGTTCGAACTGGTACCTGATTACGACCTTTCGATCATGAGGGCGGACCAGGGCCTGACCGATGTCACTACAGCCATCCTGCAGGGCTTGAAGCCCGTTCTCCGTGACTTCCAGCCGGATATTCTGCTGGTGCACGGTGACACCGCGACTACCTTCGCTGCCAGCCTTGCGGCGTATTACCAGCAAATTCCGGTGGGGCATGTGGAGGCCGGTCTGCGAACCTCCAACCTGTATTCGCCCTGGCCCGAGGAGGGGAACCGTCGGCTGACGGGAGCCCTGGCGACCATGCATTTCGCTCCTACCCAAGCGTCCCGGGACAACCTGCTGCGCGAGGGCGTGCCACCCAATCGGATTCACGTCACCGGCAATACAGTCATCGATGCGCTGCTGGACGTAGTGAAAAAGCTTGATTGCGGTGTGTCGGAGATACGAGCCCGCTTACAGGCGCAGTTCGCCTTCCTGCGATCGGAGCGCCGCATCGTTCTGGTGACCGGACATCGTCGTGAGAACTTCGGACGCGGTTTCGAAGAAATCTGTAAAGCGCTGGCAGCGACGGCGACGGCTTTCCCGGACCTCGACATCGTCTATCCGGTGCACCTCAATCCGAATGTGCGGGGGCCCGTCAATCGACTGCTGACGGGGATCGACAACATCCATCTGATCGAACCCCTGGACTATCTGCCGTTCGTTTACCTGATGAGCCGCTCGCACCTGATCCTCACCGATTCGGGAGGCATTCAAGAGGAAGCGCCTTCCCTGGGCAAGCCGGTGCTGGTCATGCGTGACACCACCGAGCGCCCCGAGGCGGTGGCGGCCGGCACCGTCAGGCTGGTCGGTGCCGAGGCCGAGAGCGTCTCGCGAAATCTCCATCAATTGCTGACTGATGACGCCGCCTATCGCGCCATGAGTTTTGCCCACAACCCCTACGGCGACGGCCATGCCTGCGAAAGAATCCTCGACGCGTTGGCCGGCCTGCGTAATGACAAATTGAAAGGTGCAGCATGA
- a CDS encoding cache domain-containing protein has product MSSEQPTDELQRCAQRIDASIRNVFLRLDELAGEVVAIWRELAKEGKRPSSKDLGALRPRIQHDLTADGTRLHGTGVVIEPGELADQEMYLEWWYHGRGDKVVPMSLNFNRRSENFYNYLNMPWFSRPRTSGLPSVVGPFVDLYGTDLYILAFSVPIQVDGRFIGVAAADIALHEFEGVLLGSLMQMGHEALVVNGEGRVVAANTANWFTGDLARRTLGRDAQGREQELAESFSHWAVIERPLSRRLAGAA; this is encoded by the coding sequence ATGTCCAGCGAGCAACCCACGGATGAACTCCAGCGCTGTGCACAGCGCATCGACGCTTCCATCCGTAACGTTTTCCTGCGCCTCGACGAGCTGGCCGGCGAGGTCGTGGCGATCTGGCGCGAGCTGGCGAAGGAGGGCAAGCGTCCGTCCTCGAAGGACCTAGGTGCGCTGCGCCCGCGCATCCAGCACGACCTCACCGCTGATGGCACACGCCTGCACGGCACCGGTGTAGTGATCGAGCCGGGCGAGTTGGCTGATCAGGAGATGTACCTGGAGTGGTGGTATCACGGCCGCGGCGACAAGGTCGTGCCCATGAGTCTGAACTTCAACCGGCGCAGCGAGAACTTCTACAACTACCTCAACATGCCCTGGTTCTCCCGCCCGCGCACCAGCGGCTTGCCCTCGGTGGTCGGGCCCTTCGTCGACCTCTACGGTACCGATCTGTACATCCTCGCCTTCTCCGTGCCGATCCAGGTGGACGGCCGCTTCATTGGCGTTGCCGCCGCCGACATCGCATTGCACGAGTTCGAGGGCGTACTGCTGGGCAGTCTGATGCAGATGGGTCATGAAGCCCTGGTGGTCAACGGAGAGGGCCGTGTAGTCGCGGCGAACACCGCCAACTGGTTCACCGGCGATCTCGCCCGTCGCACCCTCGGCCGCGATGCGCAGGGGCGCGAGCAGGAGCTGGCCGAGTCCTTCTCCCATTGGGCGGTCATCGAGCGACCGCTGAGCCGCCGTCTGGCCGGCGCTGCCTGA
- a CDS encoding glycosyltransferase, protein MKVLHFYKTFGLEQFGGVEMFIRHLTHATATQGCENTVLSLAREPMKPVTTSSFRLVQAKQDLHIASTGFSWSALGAFARLAKQADVIHYHFPWPFMDLVHLLKGLGKPSVVTYHSDIVRQKALLRLYLPLMKAFLGRVDSIATTSPNYLESSTVLRRYGQKACSIPIGLEQDLYPRPDVTEVAKLHSRYGERFFLFVGVLRYYKGLHYLLEAMKFAPWPLLIAGAGPMERELKQIAVENDLRNVHFLGQVSEQEKIDLMWASYGVIFPSHLRSEAFGIGLLEGAMLGKPLICSEIGTGTSFINQHEETGIVVPPADAAALRQAMQALWDNPALAERYGLAARARFLGTFTAQGMGEAYADLYARVAGR, encoded by the coding sequence GTGAAGGTCCTGCACTTCTACAAGACCTTCGGGCTTGAGCAGTTTGGCGGGGTAGAGATGTTCATTCGGCACCTGACCCACGCCACTGCAACCCAGGGTTGCGAGAACACCGTACTCTCGCTGGCCAGGGAGCCAATGAAGCCGGTAACCACCTCCAGCTTCCGGCTGGTGCAGGCCAAGCAGGATCTGCACATCGCCTCCACCGGGTTTTCCTGGTCCGCGCTGGGCGCATTCGCGCGCCTGGCGAAGCAGGCTGACGTTATCCACTACCATTTCCCTTGGCCGTTCATGGATCTGGTGCATCTGCTAAAGGGGCTGGGCAAGCCCAGTGTGGTGACCTATCACTCGGACATCGTGCGGCAAAAGGCCTTGTTGCGGCTCTACCTGCCGTTGATGAAGGCCTTCCTGGGGCGGGTGGACTCCATTGCCACCACCAGTCCGAACTACCTGGAAAGTTCGACGGTGCTCAGGCGCTACGGGCAGAAGGCCTGCTCTATCCCTATCGGCCTGGAGCAGGACCTTTATCCTCGACCCGACGTTACCGAGGTCGCGAAGCTGCATAGTCGTTATGGCGAGCGCTTTTTCTTGTTCGTGGGCGTACTGCGCTACTACAAGGGCCTTCACTATCTGCTCGAAGCGATGAAGTTTGCCCCGTGGCCGCTGCTTATCGCCGGCGCCGGACCGATGGAGCGCGAGCTGAAGCAGATCGCCGTGGAAAATGATCTGAGGAATGTGCATTTCCTCGGGCAGGTCAGTGAGCAGGAAAAGATCGATCTGATGTGGGCCAGCTATGGCGTGATCTTTCCTTCGCACTTGCGCTCGGAGGCATTTGGCATCGGACTCCTTGAAGGGGCGATGCTGGGCAAGCCGCTGATCTGTAGCGAGATCGGTACTGGCACCAGCTTCATCAACCAGCACGAGGAGACCGGCATCGTCGTGCCTCCCGCCGATGCCGCGGCGTTGCGCCAGGCGATGCAGGCTCTGTGGGACAATCCGGCGCTGGCCGAGCGATACGGACTGGCCGCGCGGGCCCGATTCCTGGGGACCTTTACCGCCCAGGGAATGGGAGAGGCCTACGCCGATCTCTATGCTCGAGTAGCGGGGCGATAG
- a CDS encoding aldehyde dehydrogenase, whose protein sequence is MSQPTRADWEARAKTLKIEGRAFIQGEYLAAASGDTFDCISPVDGRLLAKVTSCDAADAERAVQSARATFDSGVWSREAPAARKAVMIRFAALLEEHAEELALLETLDMGKPIGDSLNVDLPGAADSLRWSGEAIDKVYDEVAATSHDQLGLVTREPVGVVAAIVPWNFPLMMAAWKLGPALATGNSVILKPSERSPLTAIRIAQLALEAGLPAGVLNVLPGYGHTVGKALSLHMDVDTVVFTGSTKIAKQLMVYAGESNMKRVWLEAGGKSPNIVFEDAPDLQAAAESAAAAIAFNQGEVCTAGSRLLVQKSIKAKFVPLVVEALKGWKAGHPLDPETNVGALVDGRQLEQVLGYIQAGQDEGAKILTGGKRVLEETGGTYVEPTLFDGVSNAMRIAREEIFGPVLSVIEFEDAEEAVRIANDTPYGLAAAVWTSDISKAHLTARALRAGSVWVNMYDGGDMTAPFGGFKQSGNGRDKSLHAFDKYTELKATWIKL, encoded by the coding sequence ATGAGCCAGCCAACCCGCGCCGATTGGGAAGCCCGCGCCAAGACCCTGAAGATCGAAGGCCGCGCCTTCATCCAAGGCGAGTACCTTGCCGCCGCCTCCGGCGACACCTTCGACTGCATCAGCCCGGTGGACGGCCGCCTGCTGGCCAAGGTCACCAGTTGCGATGCCGCCGATGCCGAGCGCGCTGTGCAGAGCGCCCGCGCCACCTTCGACTCCGGAGTCTGGTCGCGTGAAGCGCCAGCCGCACGCAAGGCCGTGATGATCCGCTTCGCCGCCTTGCTCGAAGAGCACGCCGAGGAACTGGCGCTGCTGGAAACCCTGGACATGGGCAAGCCCATCGGCGACTCGCTGAACGTCGACCTGCCGGGCGCTGCCGACTCCCTGCGCTGGAGCGGCGAGGCCATCGACAAGGTCTACGACGAAGTGGCCGCCACCTCCCATGACCAGCTCGGCCTGGTCACCCGCGAGCCGGTAGGCGTAGTCGCCGCCATCGTGCCGTGGAACTTCCCGCTGATGATGGCCGCATGGAAACTCGGTCCGGCGCTGGCCACCGGCAACTCGGTGATCCTCAAGCCCTCCGAGCGCTCGCCGCTGACCGCCATCCGCATCGCCCAACTGGCCCTCGAGGCAGGCCTGCCGGCCGGCGTGCTGAACGTGCTGCCGGGCTACGGCCACACCGTCGGCAAGGCCCTGTCCCTGCACATGGATGTGGACACCGTGGTGTTCACCGGTTCGACCAAAATCGCCAAGCAGCTGATGGTCTATGCCGGTGAATCGAACATGAAGCGCGTCTGGCTGGAAGCCGGCGGCAAGAGCCCGAACATCGTCTTCGAAGACGCCCCGGACCTGCAGGCTGCCGCCGAATCCGCCGCCGCCGCCATCGCCTTCAACCAGGGCGAAGTGTGCACCGCTGGCTCGCGCCTGCTGGTGCAGAAGTCGATCAAGGCGAAGTTCGTTCCGCTGGTGGTCGAAGCGCTGAAGGGCTGGAAAGCCGGCCACCCGCTGGACCCGGAAACCAACGTCGGCGCCCTGGTGGACGGTCGCCAGCTGGAGCAGGTGCTGGGCTACATCCAGGCCGGCCAGGACGAAGGCGCGAAGATCCTCACCGGCGGCAAGCGCGTGCTGGAGGAAACCGGCGGCACTTACGTCGAGCCGACCCTGTTCGACGGCGTGAGCAATGCCATGCGCATCGCCCGTGAAGAAATCTTCGGCCCGGTGCTCTCGGTCATCGAGTTCGAGGACGCCGAGGAAGCCGTGCGCATTGCCAACGACACCCCGTACGGTCTGGCCGCCGCGGTATGGACCAGCGACATCTCCAAGGCCCACCTCACCGCTCGCGCCCTGCGCGCCGGCAGCGTGTGGGTGAACATGTACGACGGCGGCGACATGACCGCGCCCTTCGGCGGCTTCAAGCAGTCGGGCAACGGTCGCGACAAGTCGCTGCACGCCTTCGACAAGTACACCGAGCTCAAAGCCACCTGGATCAAGCTGTAA
- a CDS encoding WavE lipopolysaccharide synthesis family protein yields the protein MTSALCSRDISVVIQGPTFNGQVNIAQEAIGSVLKYLPEAEVILSTHDDEPRIDCDEVIVVRAKSSRHFTDVNGNRNNVNKLISSVMCGLERVSREYCIKLRTDHLLTSDAIVERIRTLASNDTPAALFTRRIAVSNLFLRNPCKIPYLFHLTDTLQFGRTEDLRKLWDIGPLPDDFIFLPGGPRTNPIGTFQGYTSFRLLPEQAIFLRFAQRNGLNVDLEHISHTSYRLFNAWEDLLVENFELYDWQNLGVAPPKRFLSAPYAPTSLMTELDLQTLRTERTSSERALRYADVLINKYLLCWFHRHWLVSVGSLVLFSLSSRFAMTIRDLYRRVSGAGRL from the coding sequence ATGACCAGTGCTCTCTGCTCTCGGGATATATCGGTTGTCATTCAGGGGCCGACATTCAACGGTCAGGTGAATATCGCGCAAGAAGCCATTGGCTCCGTCCTGAAGTACTTGCCGGAAGCAGAAGTCATTCTTTCAACCCATGATGACGAGCCGCGGATTGACTGCGATGAGGTCATCGTTGTTCGCGCTAAATCTTCGCGCCATTTTACGGACGTCAATGGCAACCGGAATAATGTCAACAAGCTGATATCGTCAGTGATGTGCGGCCTTGAGCGCGTCAGTCGGGAGTACTGCATCAAGCTGCGAACCGATCACCTCCTGACCAGTGACGCCATCGTCGAGCGCATCCGCACGCTTGCCAGCAATGACACCCCGGCAGCGCTGTTTACTCGCCGGATAGCGGTTTCCAACCTGTTTCTGCGTAACCCTTGCAAAATTCCTTACTTGTTCCATCTGACCGATACGCTGCAGTTCGGTCGAACCGAGGATCTGCGTAAGCTCTGGGATATCGGCCCGTTGCCCGATGACTTCATATTTCTCCCCGGCGGACCTCGTACCAATCCAATTGGCACCTTCCAGGGCTATACCTCATTTCGTCTACTGCCTGAGCAAGCGATTTTCCTGCGCTTTGCCCAGCGCAATGGTCTGAACGTCGATCTGGAGCACATCTCACATACCAGCTACAGGCTATTCAACGCCTGGGAGGATCTGCTGGTGGAGAATTTCGAACTCTACGATTGGCAAAATCTTGGAGTTGCCCCCCCCAAGCGGTTCCTCAGTGCGCCCTATGCACCGACCTCGTTGATGACTGAGCTGGACCTGCAAACGCTGCGCACAGAGCGCACTTCCTCCGAGAGGGCGCTTCGCTATGCGGACGTGCTGATCAACAAGTACTTGCTGTGCTGGTTCCATCGGCACTGGCTGGTTTCGGTGGGCTCACTGGTGCTTTTCTCTCTGTCGTCCAGGTTTGCAATGACCATTCGAGATCTGTATCGGCGGGTCAGTGGAGCAGGGCGGCTCTGA
- a CDS encoding APC family permease: MNSSIQPLDRDAEQLRALGYTSNFERSMSLWQNFALGFTYLSPVVGVYTLFGLCLAAGGPPMFWSYLLVGIGQLLVCLIFCEVVSQFPISGGVYPWARRLVGKRWAWMVGWIYSVSLCVTIAAVALGAGPYIATLLGFESTPVANTLVALALTVIATLLNLSGTKLLARVAMFGFICELLGALVIGTYLLVFERHQPFSVLFNTFDIRIDGSYWPAFLTASLAGMFLYYGFEACGDVAEETPNPSRRIPKAMRMTIWIGGGAAIFAALALILAVPDMQAVISGADKDPMTTILDNAFGVTGARLVMAVIIVSFVSCVLSLQAAASRLLYSYARDEMVMGSGVLKRLSPNTHVPTAALIACGVIPAVIVCAGFYLQNAISMVVSFAAIGIYLSFQMIVSGALFARARGWKPSGAFTLGKWGWIVNVLALTYGVLAIVNMSWPRTPDAPWYLNYGIILVGGIVIALGLAYMTLFRPYDKGTAPHGDAWKLHQQ, translated from the coding sequence ATGAACAGCTCGATCCAGCCCCTGGACCGCGACGCGGAACAACTCCGCGCGCTGGGCTACACCTCCAATTTCGAACGCAGCATGAGCCTGTGGCAGAACTTCGCCCTGGGCTTCACCTACCTCTCGCCGGTGGTCGGCGTGTACACCCTGTTCGGCCTGTGCCTGGCCGCCGGCGGCCCGCCGATGTTCTGGTCCTACCTGCTGGTGGGCATCGGCCAGTTGCTGGTGTGCCTGATCTTCTGCGAAGTGGTCTCGCAGTTCCCCATCTCCGGCGGCGTCTACCCCTGGGCGCGACGCCTGGTGGGCAAGCGCTGGGCCTGGATGGTCGGCTGGATCTACTCAGTGTCGCTGTGCGTGACCATCGCCGCCGTCGCCCTGGGCGCCGGCCCGTACATCGCCACCCTGCTTGGCTTCGAGTCCACCCCGGTGGCCAACACCCTGGTCGCCCTGGCGCTGACGGTGATCGCCACCCTGCTGAACCTGTCCGGCACCAAGCTGCTGGCCCGCGTGGCGATGTTCGGTTTCATCTGCGAACTGCTCGGCGCGCTGGTGATCGGCACCTACCTGCTGGTGTTCGAACGCCACCAGCCGTTCTCGGTGCTGTTCAACACCTTCGACATCCGCATCGACGGCAGCTACTGGCCGGCCTTCCTCACCGCCTCGCTCGCCGGCATGTTCCTCTACTACGGCTTCGAGGCCTGCGGTGACGTCGCCGAGGAAACCCCGAACCCCAGCCGCCGGATTCCCAAGGCCATGCGCATGACCATCTGGATCGGCGGCGGCGCGGCCATCTTCGCCGCCCTGGCGCTGATCCTCGCGGTACCGGACATGCAGGCGGTGATCTCCGGCGCGGACAAGGACCCGATGACCACCATCCTCGACAACGCCTTCGGCGTGACCGGCGCGCGCCTGGTGATGGCGGTGATCATCGTCTCCTTCGTTTCCTGCGTGCTCAGCCTGCAGGCCGCTGCCAGCCGCCTGCTGTACTCCTACGCCCGCGACGAGATGGTGATGGGCAGCGGTGTGCTCAAGCGCCTGTCGCCCAACACCCACGTGCCAACCGCCGCGCTGATCGCCTGCGGGGTGATCCCGGCTGTGATCGTCTGCGCCGGCTTCTATCTGCAGAACGCGATCTCCATGGTGGTGAGCTTCGCCGCCATCGGTATCTACCTGTCGTTCCAGATGATCGTCAGCGGCGCCCTGTTCGCCCGTGCTCGCGGCTGGAAGCCGAGTGGCGCCTTCACCTTGGGCAAATGGGGCTGGATCGTGAACGTCCTTGCACTGACCTACGGCGTGCTGGCGATCGTCAACATGTCCTGGCCGCGTACACCGGATGCCCCCTGGTACCTGAACTACGGGATCATCCTGGTAGGCGGCATCGTGATCGCGCTGGGGCTAGCCTACATGACCCTGTTCCGCCCGTACGACAAGGGCACTGCACCCCATGGGGATGCGTGGAAACTGCATCAGCAATAA
- a CDS encoding YceH family protein: MSQSLDTLSDFEPLSAVDARVLGCLIEKQVTTPETYPLTLNALVTACNQKTSRDPVMNLTPGQVGQSLRHLEGREMTRLVMGSRADRWEQRLDKALELVKPQVILLGLLFLRGPQTLNELLTRSQRMHDFDDTEEVRHQLERLAARGMAVQLERQSGQREDRYMHLLGTEEDRAAAIVASGSRASSERSDGGGYDEGRLVELEARIAALEERLALLELGVSRD, translated from the coding sequence ATGAGCCAGTCGCTCGACACCCTTTCCGACTTCGAACCGCTCAGCGCAGTGGATGCCCGCGTTCTCGGATGCCTGATCGAGAAACAGGTCACTACTCCGGAAACCTACCCGCTGACCCTCAACGCCCTGGTCACCGCCTGCAACCAGAAGACCAGCCGCGACCCGGTGATGAACCTCACCCCCGGCCAGGTCGGCCAGTCCCTGCGCCACCTCGAAGGGCGCGAGATGACCCGACTGGTCATGGGCAGTCGCGCCGACCGCTGGGAACAGCGGCTGGACAAGGCGCTGGAGTTGGTGAAGCCGCAGGTCATCCTGCTCGGCCTGCTGTTCCTGCGAGGCCCGCAGACTCTCAACGAACTGCTGACCCGCAGCCAGCGCATGCACGATTTTGACGACACCGAGGAAGTCCGCCACCAGCTCGAACGTCTCGCCGCGCGTGGCATGGCTGTGCAATTGGAACGCCAGAGCGGCCAGCGCGAAGACCGCTACATGCATCTGCTGGGTACCGAGGAAGACCGTGCGGCCGCCATCGTCGCCAGCGGTAGCCGCGCTTCGAGTGAGCGCAGCGACGGTGGTGGGTACGACGAAGGCCGTCTGGTCGAACTGGAGGCCCGCATCGCCGCCCTGGAAGAGCGTCTCGCCCTGTTGGAGCTGGGCGTCTCGCGGGACTGA